The Meiothermus sp. region ACAGGCCTTTCCCAAAGCATCCACAAGAGCGATAGCAGGGTGACCGCCAGCATCTGAATGCCGGTGAGCGGCAAGGCCGCAAAGCGCCGGGCCAAGTGCTCCAGCCGCCAGATGTACAGGGCATACGAAAGAGCGGTGCCGAGCGTCCACAAATCGCCCAGGTTGGGGGGCGAGCCATCGTAGGACAAAAGCCCCACACCCAGAACCGCCAGCCCCGCCGCCAGCCAGATGGGCCAGCCCAGGCGGTGCCCCAGCACCCCCAGCAGCAGGGGCAGGGCCACCACATAGAGCGTGGTGATGAAGGCGCTGCGGCTGGCGGTGGTGTATTGCAGGCCGATGGTCTGGGTCAGGTAGGCCACGAAAAGCACCGCACCGAGCTCGAGGCCCGCCCGCCAGAGCTGAGCGTCGCGCTTGAACAAGAATGGAACAAAAACCAGGGTGGCAATCGCAAAGCGTACAAAGTTAATCT contains the following coding sequences:
- a CDS encoding DMT family transporter, producing MRRSQLLGLLYLNLATLFWGSTFVLVKDGLQTLGPGQINFVRFAIATLVFVPFLFKRDAQLWRAGLELGAVLFVAYLTQTIGLQYTTASRSAFITTLYVVALPLLLGVLGHRLGWPIWLAAGLAVLGVGLLSYDGSPPNLGDLWTLGTALSYALYIWRLEHLARRFAALPLTGIQMLAVTLLSLLWMLWERPVWNAEGFPYLSLLYLGLVASALCIWLQALGQRRVPAPQAAVIFTLEPVYAAAFAYVLLGERLGWQGMLGAALIIAATLISQLRGGKPHPEQITPEMESG